The Haloplanus natans DSM 17983 genome has a segment encoding these proteins:
- a CDS encoding MarR family transcriptional regulator → MDASLGDDDDTTPRELVHFITQQTRFSLLNDILAHPQQLPSMYELEELNPSVSDATVYKHIQKLINAGIVNEVALDDDQRRQDYPWKFYGLTDEGRKFLKAHNLLAAEETLQQIYDTVSDKPEKMVKYENAPRPD, encoded by the coding sequence ATGGACGCCAGTTTGGGCGATGATGACGACACGACACCACGCGAACTCGTCCACTTCATTACACAGCAGACCCGGTTTTCACTTCTCAACGATATTCTCGCCCATCCCCAACAACTCCCATCGATGTACGAACTCGAAGAACTCAACCCTAGTGTGAGCGATGCCACCGTCTACAAGCACATCCAGAAGCTCATCAACGCCGGCATCGTTAACGAAGTCGCCCTAGACGATGACCAGCGCCGACAGGACTATCCCTGGAAGTTCTACGGCCTGACCGACGAGGGTCGGAAATTCCTGAAGGCGCACAACCTGCTCGCCGCCGAGGAGACGCTCCAGCAGATCTACGACACCGTCTCCGACAAACCCGAGAAGATGGTCAAGTACGAGAATGCGCCCCGTCCGGATTAG
- a CDS encoding ArsR family transcriptional regulator, protein MREAALRVVDCLRDRSYAVGELADAIDKSQSWTSEVVSDLEDEHLVERNDGVRLANTYEATLLAELLERYALEKVLTGTKEDILVALLPGPKTIAGLQKQGFAKSTLYQHLNEIQETGAISQTDDGYAISDDTLRSFLEARTRTTPFETEYRANGDRLVATSKDDVDGTPTAFSAFTRYGVDYHPAKTYVYQGDRSLDLEEILIHAVTVAENKKQMAMAGVFYLTHRATLDASDLWRLANRWECVEKWADLFAYIDQREVHHDELFLPWEEFMDLANDYGVYPRGQHPEDSLRRGLEELGDHLETPVDVYLLGGGNLILRGLKDSTKDVDIVVEDGRTFFAIAESLQDLGYEERSDLEAAYNQLDPSIVVEKEGFPRWDIFVEAVAGQLQLTPAMIERCDQSFEYGNLHVHLLSLTDIFVFKSITEREGDLEDAALIARQADLDWESIFQEIKTQEDRTGQLFSFAVLDTLDVLDERHNIVSPITDRLVSYCLENALLVSLDAPKTIEDLREELDFPDHQIYNKLRKLEEEGQITVDRSGRLNTYQRAESTDR, encoded by the coding sequence ATGAGGGAAGCGGCATTACGAGTTGTCGACTGTTTACGTGACCGCTCCTACGCCGTTGGCGAGTTAGCCGATGCGATCGACAAGAGTCAAAGTTGGACGTCGGAGGTCGTCAGTGATCTTGAGGACGAACACCTCGTGGAACGAAATGACGGGGTGCGGCTGGCCAACACGTACGAAGCGACACTGCTTGCCGAGCTCCTCGAGCGATATGCACTCGAAAAAGTCCTGACAGGGACGAAAGAGGATATTCTCGTTGCGCTCCTTCCGGGCCCTAAAACGATCGCTGGGTTACAAAAGCAGGGCTTCGCGAAATCGACGCTCTACCAGCACCTGAACGAAATCCAGGAAACCGGAGCGATCTCACAGACGGATGACGGCTATGCCATCAGTGACGACACGCTTCGGTCCTTCCTCGAAGCCAGAACCCGAACCACGCCCTTCGAAACCGAGTACCGCGCGAACGGCGACCGACTCGTGGCGACGAGCAAAGATGACGTCGACGGCACGCCGACTGCGTTCTCGGCGTTCACTCGCTACGGTGTTGACTATCACCCAGCGAAGACCTACGTCTATCAAGGTGATCGGTCGCTGGATCTCGAAGAGATTCTGATCCATGCGGTGACCGTCGCTGAGAACAAGAAACAGATGGCGATGGCTGGCGTGTTCTATCTGACGCACCGCGCGACCCTTGACGCCAGCGACCTCTGGCGGCTCGCAAACAGGTGGGAGTGCGTCGAGAAATGGGCAGATCTCTTTGCATACATCGACCAGCGGGAGGTCCACCACGATGAGCTCTTTCTCCCGTGGGAGGAATTCATGGATCTCGCGAACGACTATGGGGTCTATCCGCGCGGCCAACATCCGGAAGATAGCCTTCGACGGGGGCTCGAAGAGCTTGGCGACCACCTGGAGACGCCTGTCGACGTGTATCTTCTCGGAGGCGGCAACCTCATTCTGCGTGGGTTGAAAGATTCGACGAAAGATGTCGACATCGTCGTTGAGGACGGACGGACGTTCTTTGCAATCGCCGAATCGCTCCAGGACCTGGGATACGAGGAGCGTAGTGACTTGGAAGCGGCATACAACCAGCTTGATCCCAGTATTGTGGTGGAGAAGGAAGGGTTTCCACGCTGGGATATTTTCGTGGAGGCGGTCGCCGGCCAGCTCCAGTTGACGCCGGCGATGATCGAGCGGTGCGACCAATCATTCGAGTACGGCAATCTTCACGTACATCTGCTCTCGCTGACCGACATCTTCGTGTTCAAATCGATTACGGAACGCGAAGGCGATCTCGAAGATGCCGCACTGATCGCCAGACAAGCCGACCTCGACTGGGAGAGCATCTTCCAGGAGATCAAGACCCAGGAAGATCGTACTGGCCAATTATTCTCGTTTGCTGTGCTCGATACGCTCGATGTCCTCGACGAGCGACACAATATTGTCTCCCCAATCACGGACCGGCTCGTCTCGTACTGTCTCGAGAACGCGTTGCTCGTCTCGCTTGATGCCCCGAAAACCATCGAAGATCTCCGAGAAGAGCTGGATTTCCCCGATCACCAGATCTACAACAAGCTCCGGAAACTCGAAGAGGAAGGACAGATCACCGTCGATCGTAGCGGTCGGCTCAATACGTACCAGCGAGCTGAATCAACTGACCGGTAA
- a CDS encoding DUF7342 family protein gives MAGTESPDDPPSFEEPFSGDDVEQRIYGTILQTREPTTVSAIAEQVDCDPKTARKYLGWFDDLGIVTRHDGHPTTYERNDAYFEWRRINQLAAEHSVKELQDRVRELTTRIAEYEETYDAASPAAVDAVAFAESSDERTIDEVYSDLADWATAREDRERHERARQQRTGGEREQASG, from the coding sequence ATGGCTGGGACAGAATCTCCCGACGACCCGCCATCCTTCGAGGAACCGTTCAGTGGCGACGATGTCGAACAGCGCATCTACGGAACGATCCTCCAGACCCGTGAGCCGACGACGGTGAGTGCCATCGCGGAGCAGGTCGACTGCGATCCGAAGACCGCTCGGAAGTATCTGGGCTGGTTCGACGACCTCGGGATCGTCACCCGTCACGACGGTCATCCAACCACCTACGAGCGAAATGATGCGTACTTCGAGTGGCGACGGATCAATCAACTCGCTGCCGAGCACTCCGTCAAGGAACTACAGGACCGCGTTCGTGAACTCACGACGCGCATTGCCGAGTACGAGGAAACGTACGATGCCGCGTCACCGGCCGCAGTCGATGCCGTCGCCTTCGCAGAGAGCAGCGACGAGCGAACCATCGACGAGGTGTACAGCGACCTCGCTGACTGGGCGACCGCCCGCGAGGACCGCGAGCGTCACGAACGCGCCCGCCAGCAACGCACGGGTGGCGAGCGAGAGCAAGCCTCCGGGTAG
- a CDS encoding ATP-binding protein, whose translation MSFLDIALSVVAFLGFFAIVEYATYRVMEREHRKRDLYRLFFMVAWTTLAFVHMWIIAPLLNLPPTAAVGLGFGLLFIFIAGNLGVPGLKSVGGIGLYPFAQVYELFVVLLLLAEGLTLASSFASVSQLSFLSNVTPNSPQIQAALGLGIAASFVALTFYDPRGENGYYYATGEYHQPSVDYEKFREIMDDGRTEPDSSELRVTNSDSSEKIADATTPEASRAAANAMDIPDYEYNWTRSDIGFDDIGGYYDVKERLAEEVLQPTRARARGDDRYVRFGIEPARGILFHGPPGTGKTLFARALAGELNVPFVELGPADVTSKWINEGPQRVRHLFEEAAAVGPCVIFLDEAEHLFGGRDVGAGGAHAEDQKITSELLVHLTAEDRTAIVVGATNRPEDIDPAILRSGRLASHIEVGLPEEESRHAILQAKLTDVPHDLTGDQLATLAKHTAGCSGADIEELVTDAKRRAARRDARKISIEDFHSVGVATEGTDTEIEPITDRDLNDSNEFDPVPDDPFDDDPTVGLR comes from the coding sequence ATGAGTTTCCTCGATATTGCGCTCTCAGTCGTCGCTTTCCTCGGATTCTTCGCGATAGTGGAGTACGCGACGTACCGAGTCATGGAGCGTGAGCATCGAAAGCGAGACCTCTATCGACTGTTCTTCATGGTCGCCTGGACGACGCTAGCGTTCGTTCACATGTGGATTATCGCGCCCTTGCTCAATCTACCACCGACCGCTGCTGTCGGGCTAGGGTTCGGTCTTCTATTCATTTTCATCGCAGGCAACCTCGGTGTCCCGGGTCTGAAATCGGTAGGAGGGATAGGGTTGTACCCCTTCGCACAGGTGTACGAATTGTTCGTGGTGCTCTTACTCCTCGCAGAAGGCCTGACGCTGGCTTCCTCCTTCGCCTCGGTGTCGCAGTTGAGTTTCTTGAGTAATGTCACTCCGAATAGTCCACAAATCCAAGCGGCACTCGGACTGGGAATCGCTGCTTCGTTCGTTGCTCTGACGTTCTACGACCCACGAGGGGAGAACGGCTATTACTACGCCACTGGAGAGTACCACCAACCGTCTGTCGATTACGAGAAATTTCGCGAGATTATGGACGATGGACGAACTGAACCCGACAGTTCAGAGCTCCGGGTGACCAACTCAGATTCCTCTGAAAAGATCGCTGACGCGACCACCCCAGAAGCTTCACGAGCCGCGGCAAATGCTATGGATATTCCAGACTACGAGTACAACTGGACTCGTTCGGACATCGGCTTCGACGACATCGGCGGCTACTACGATGTCAAAGAGCGACTCGCCGAGGAGGTCCTCCAGCCAACGCGGGCGAGGGCACGCGGTGACGACCGGTATGTCCGCTTCGGGATCGAGCCCGCACGAGGAATCCTGTTCCATGGTCCGCCAGGGACCGGCAAGACGCTGTTCGCCCGAGCGCTCGCCGGCGAACTCAACGTTCCCTTCGTCGAGTTGGGGCCGGCGGATGTGACCAGCAAGTGGATCAACGAAGGGCCACAGCGAGTGCGCCACTTATTCGAGGAGGCTGCCGCTGTCGGCCCGTGCGTCATCTTCCTCGACGAAGCCGAGCACCTCTTTGGCGGACGGGATGTCGGCGCCGGCGGCGCCCACGCCGAGGATCAAAAAATCACCAGCGAATTGCTCGTCCATCTCACCGCCGAGGATCGAACGGCCATCGTCGTCGGCGCGACCAATCGGCCCGAGGATATTGATCCTGCAATCCTCCGATCAGGGCGGCTCGCGTCGCATATCGAGGTCGGACTACCCGAGGAAGAGAGCCGACATGCGATTCTCCAAGCGAAGCTTACAGACGTACCGCACGACCTCACCGGTGACCAGCTGGCGACGCTAGCGAAACACACTGCCGGCTGCAGTGGGGCCGACATCGAGGAATTGGTCACGGATGCGAAGCGCCGAGCTGCACGGCGGGACGCACGGAAAATCTCCATCGAGGACTTCCACTCTGTGGGGGTTGCCACGGAGGGGACAGATACCGAGATCGAGCCGATCACTGATAGAGATCTGAACGATTCGAATGAGTTCGACCCAGTTCCCGACGACCCGTTCGACGATGACCCGACGGTCGGACTCCGGTAG
- a CDS encoding RNA-guided endonuclease InsQ/TnpB family protein → MADQVTRTYVASIRNHQQVCDDLDSLGDAASRIWNVARWTADRIWNATGEVPDEGTLKAYIKNQACWKDLNAQSSQKVIEELSDAFQSWFDLRHKLDEANPPGYRKHGDTRPKSTVTFKTDGFKHDPENNRVRLSKGKNLKEHRSDFLLCEYQTRPDVDLTEATKVQNARAVWNGDEWELHFVCNVELETTDTAGDEVAGIDLGITNIATVAFPDEYVLYPGNSLKENKHYFTQTEYDTEGENGPSEKSMWARQKLAERETHFYHTLTDTIITECVERGVGTLAVSRPEDMRESDWGKTGNKKLHSWAFDRIYQYLEYKGEIRGVEVLKENEWDTSKTCSRCGDDTKSNRVERGLYVCSSCELVGNADCNGAENMRQKITPSPHGEDRSNGCVAQPSVHLFDCESGTFNTREQVVS, encoded by the coding sequence ATGGCGGATCAGGTCACGCGCACCTACGTTGCGTCCATTCGCAATCACCAGCAGGTGTGTGACGATCTCGATTCGCTCGGAGACGCCGCCTCCAGAATCTGGAACGTCGCACGCTGGACAGCCGACCGTATCTGGAACGCAACCGGCGAAGTCCCAGATGAAGGGACGCTGAAAGCGTATATAAAGAACCAAGCGTGCTGGAAAGACTTGAACGCACAATCCAGTCAGAAAGTCATCGAAGAACTTTCCGACGCTTTCCAGTCGTGGTTCGACCTGCGACACAAGCTTGACGAGGCGAATCCGCCTGGCTACCGCAAACACGGCGACACCCGGCCCAAGAGTACGGTTACATTCAAAACAGACGGATTCAAACACGACCCTGAAAACAACCGCGTCCGACTCTCAAAGGGTAAGAACCTGAAGGAACACCGCTCAGACTTCCTGCTCTGCGAGTACCAGACCCGTCCAGACGTTGACCTCACCGAAGCCACCAAGGTGCAGAACGCCCGGGCGGTCTGGAACGGCGACGAATGGGAACTCCACTTCGTCTGTAACGTCGAACTCGAAACCACCGACACCGCAGGCGACGAAGTGGCGGGGATCGACCTCGGCATTACGAACATCGCTACGGTTGCGTTCCCTGACGAATACGTGCTCTACCCCGGCAACTCGCTCAAAGAAAACAAACACTACTTCACCCAAACAGAGTATGACACCGAAGGTGAGAACGGCCCTTCGGAGAAGTCGATGTGGGCACGGCAGAAGCTCGCAGAACGTGAGACACACTTCTACCACACGCTTACGGACACGATCATCACAGAGTGTGTCGAACGTGGTGTTGGCACGCTCGCGGTGAGTCGGCCCGAAGATATGCGCGAGTCAGACTGGGGTAAGACGGGGAACAAGAAGTTGCACTCGTGGGCGTTTGACCGCATCTACCAGTACCTCGAATACAAGGGCGAGATTCGTGGTGTTGAGGTGTTGAAGGAGAACGAGTGGGATACGTCGAAGACGTGTTCACGGTGTGGTGACGACACGAAGTCGAACCGTGTCGAACGCGGCCTGTACGTTTGCTCGTCGTGTGAGTTGGTCGGGAACGCGGATTGTAACGGGGCGGAAAATATGCGCCAGAAGATAACTCCGAGTCCTCACGGCGAGGATAGGAGTAACGGCTGTGTGGCACAGCCATCGGTACACCTGTTCGACTGCGAGAGCGGAACGTTCAATACGAGAGAGCAGGTCGTATCGTAG
- a CDS encoding TROVE domain-containing protein produces the protein MEFNTPKQTVAEATRTTNYEGGEAFEPADPRLALYKRTINQLLEGSFYETDDEQLAAVVRQFDATANEDPEFVLKLAAYARQELYLRDIPQVLLVLAANDDRFKDDSPESLIREWAPAIIQRMDETATALAVHDQLVGGTAPWPLRRGIEDALVEMADAYTLGKYGLSRREVTLHDVFNRVHPTPVDAEQEALFEQFMRGGLDDYPDVDPLPAPNTWETVISERGNTQAAWELLIEDDEYTLPIFASIRNLRNMLEAGVPEDTVVDHLDLEAVRHAPLYPFRYYQAYTALQDADVQAPTVEQWLEDAIDVAVETVPGGFGDTFVAVDLSGSMDQPLSANSTLRLKEIGALFGAILADQGADVGGFGDDFQTVPMHVDTPVLQRQAAVLAIDENVGDSTNGWKAIKHLHDRGNAVERIVVFTDMQIWDNTPFTARNSQTVKEAFDAYRDEMSADTALYLVDLAAYGDLVTPEGYENVYNISGWSENVLSFIEHAEKPKQVIDEIGAFEPT, from the coding sequence ATGGAATTCAACACGCCAAAGCAAACGGTCGCGGAGGCAACGCGGACCACCAACTACGAAGGTGGGGAAGCGTTCGAGCCTGCCGACCCCCGACTCGCACTGTACAAGCGCACGATCAACCAGCTGCTGGAGGGGTCGTTCTACGAGACCGATGACGAACAGCTCGCTGCTGTCGTTCGCCAGTTCGATGCCACCGCAAACGAGGACCCGGAGTTCGTCCTGAAGCTCGCGGCCTATGCGCGCCAGGAGCTCTACTTGCGGGACATCCCACAAGTGCTGCTCGTACTGGCAGCCAACGACGACCGATTCAAGGACGACTCCCCCGAGTCGCTCATCCGCGAATGGGCGCCGGCGATCATCCAGCGGATGGACGAGACGGCCACCGCGCTCGCTGTCCACGATCAGCTGGTCGGCGGGACTGCGCCGTGGCCGCTTCGACGCGGGATCGAGGACGCGCTGGTGGAGATGGCCGACGCCTACACGCTGGGCAAGTACGGCCTGTCTCGGCGCGAGGTGACGCTGCACGACGTCTTCAACCGCGTCCACCCTACGCCCGTCGACGCCGAGCAGGAAGCGCTCTTCGAACAGTTCATGCGCGGCGGCCTCGACGACTATCCCGACGTCGACCCGTTGCCGGCGCCGAACACGTGGGAGACGGTTATCTCCGAGCGCGGCAACACCCAAGCCGCCTGGGAACTGCTCATCGAGGACGACGAGTACACGCTGCCCATCTTCGCGTCGATCCGGAACCTCCGGAACATGCTCGAAGCCGGCGTTCCGGAGGACACCGTCGTGGATCACCTCGACCTGGAGGCCGTCCGCCACGCGCCGCTGTACCCGTTCCGGTACTACCAGGCCTACACCGCGCTGCAAGACGCGGATGTCCAGGCACCGACGGTCGAGCAGTGGCTCGAAGACGCAATTGATGTCGCTGTCGAGACGGTGCCTGGCGGATTCGGCGATACCTTTGTCGCGGTCGATCTGTCGGGATCGATGGATCAGCCGCTGTCCGCGAACAGCACGCTCCGACTGAAGGAGATCGGTGCGTTGTTCGGTGCGATCCTGGCCGACCAGGGTGCCGACGTCGGCGGGTTCGGCGACGACTTCCAGACCGTTCCGATGCACGTCGACACGCCAGTACTGCAGCGCCAAGCGGCGGTGTTGGCGATCGACGAGAACGTCGGGGACTCGACGAACGGTTGGAAGGCGATCAAGCACCTCCACGACCGAGGGAATGCTGTTGAACGAATTGTCGTCTTCACCGATATGCAGATCTGGGACAACACGCCGTTCACGGCCCGCAATTCCCAGACGGTCAAGGAGGCGTTCGATGCGTATCGGGACGAGATGTCTGCGGACACCGCGCTGTATCTCGTCGACCTCGCGGCCTACGGCGACCTGGTGACGCCAGAAGGCTACGAGAACGTCTACAACATCTCGGGGTGGTCGGAGAACGTCCTCTCGTTCATCGAACATGCCGAGAAGCCGAAGCAGGTCATCGATGAAATCGGGGCGTTCGAGCCGACCTAG
- a CDS encoding ribbon-helix-helix domain-containing protein: MSASDDPRRVHFQSPEYLVDRLDAIAELFDKDRTDLLVEAIREYIEDTADSETFQELVATKYYDDQLEFETVKQLVGAETAQRLRLLKSDLEDEPLDLASPEDVDIYDGDATAIDIADDDR; encoded by the coding sequence ATGAGTGCGAGCGACGATCCGCGACGGGTACACTTCCAGTCGCCGGAGTACCTCGTCGACCGGTTGGATGCGATCGCGGAGCTCTTCGACAAGGATCGGACGGATTTGCTTGTCGAGGCAATTCGCGAGTACATCGAAGATACCGCCGATAGTGAGACGTTCCAAGAACTCGTCGCGACCAAGTACTACGACGACCAGCTCGAGTTCGAGACGGTCAAGCAGTTGGTCGGCGCCGAGACCGCCCAGCGGCTCCGGCTTCTCAAATCTGACCTCGAGGACGAGCCACTCGATCTCGCTTCCCCAGAGGATGTCGACATCTACGATGGCGACGCGACGGCAATCGACATCGCTGACGACGATCGATGA
- a CDS encoding HNH endonuclease, with translation MWRGGVHVGYIGSWAKVRRQALQRDDHTCQSCGATQEELGQEPDVHHIVPVREHGDPEQAHRLDNVICLCRSCHRKVEVGDLEVASAQG, from the coding sequence ATGTGGAGAGGGGGGGTCCATGTCGGGTACATTGGCTCTTGGGCCAAAGTAAGACGGCAAGCCCTCCAACGTGACGATCATACGTGCCAGTCGTGCGGTGCAACTCAGGAGGAACTCGGACAGGAACCAGACGTTCACCACATCGTTCCTGTTAGAGAGCATGGTGATCCCGAGCAGGCACACAGACTGGACAACGTGATCTGTCTTTGTCGGAGCTGTCATCGAAAAGTCGAAGTAGGTGATCTGGAGGTTGCTTCCGCTCAAGGTTGA
- a CDS encoding RNA-guided endonuclease InsQ/TnpB family protein, producing the protein MEVRRTVPVKLDVADSDADLLHDTISEFLWAANYVVDHAWRGEYKTTSKAELQRETYDDVRAETRLQANLVQNARNKAADAVQSVVARWRQGDDAGKPHFTAPTLVYDKRCATFNDDHATLSTVDGRITAEYVLPDENRETPHSEYLFNNDHEVTGGELHYRDGEFYLHVRTKADVEFETADDGSDEHSTVLGVDLGIENVAVTSTGSFWNGSELNHWHREFEKRRGSLQQCGTRAAHETIQSVGRTETGRYDHFLQTVSKELVAEAVENGCDVIAFENLTGIRERMPNAKKFHAWAFRRLFEYVEYKAEMFGISVDQVSPAYTSQRCSKCGTTLRENRQTQERFCCQKCGYEVNADYNAAKNIGLKHLRSAQKSSGGGAPVNVRLNRGTLNVNGEYEPACEGQSGSPRESPITRTKGSG; encoded by the coding sequence ATGGAGGTACGTCGCACCGTCCCCGTCAAGCTCGACGTGGCCGACAGCGACGCCGACCTCCTCCACGATACCATCTCCGAATTCCTGTGGGCCGCCAACTACGTCGTCGACCACGCGTGGAGAGGCGAGTACAAGACCACAAGCAAAGCCGAACTCCAACGGGAAACATACGACGACGTGCGGGCCGAAACGAGACTCCAAGCGAACCTCGTCCAGAACGCTCGTAACAAGGCCGCCGACGCCGTACAGAGCGTCGTCGCTCGGTGGAGGCAGGGTGACGACGCAGGGAAGCCGCACTTCACTGCCCCGACGCTCGTCTACGACAAGCGGTGTGCGACGTTCAACGACGACCACGCGACGCTCTCGACCGTCGACGGACGCATCACCGCCGAGTACGTCCTCCCCGACGAGAACCGCGAGACGCCCCACTCGGAGTACCTGTTCAATAATGACCACGAAGTGACGGGCGGAGAACTCCACTACCGCGACGGTGAGTTCTACCTTCACGTCCGAACAAAGGCGGACGTGGAGTTCGAGACTGCCGACGACGGCAGCGACGAGCACAGCACAGTCCTCGGCGTTGACCTCGGCATCGAGAACGTCGCCGTCACTTCGACAGGTTCGTTCTGGAACGGCTCGGAGTTGAACCACTGGCACCGCGAGTTCGAGAAACGACGCGGGTCGCTCCAACAGTGTGGAACGCGGGCCGCTCACGAAACCATCCAGTCGGTCGGACGCACCGAAACGGGTCGCTACGACCACTTCTTACAAACCGTCTCGAAGGAACTCGTCGCGGAAGCCGTCGAGAACGGCTGTGACGTGATCGCATTCGAGAACCTGACGGGGATTCGTGAGCGGATGCCGAACGCAAAGAAATTCCACGCATGGGCGTTCCGACGCTTGTTCGAGTACGTCGAGTACAAAGCCGAGATGTTCGGTATCTCGGTCGACCAGGTGAGTCCTGCGTACACGAGCCAGCGGTGTTCCAAGTGTGGGACGACGCTCCGCGAAAACCGCCAGACACAAGAGCGATTCTGTTGCCAGAAGTGCGGCTATGAAGTGAACGCCGACTACAACGCGGCGAAGAACATCGGTCTAAAGCATCTCCGCTCGGCGCAAAAGTCGTCGGGCGGAGGCGCACCCGTAAACGTGCGCTTGAATCGCGGGACGCTGAACGTGAACGGCGAGTACGAGCCTGCCTGTGAAGGCCAGAGCGGGAGTCCACGCGAAAGCCCCATCACCAGAACCAAAGGTTCTGGTTAG
- a CDS encoding RNA-guided endonuclease InsQ/TnpB family protein yields the protein MHIHRTYRAKILNHQQVEDSLDRHGWSVSKLWNVANYHSRQVWDETGEIPDDSDLKSELKTHNKYKGLHSQSSQRVLEELAEAFNSWYETRKSDDRANPPGYRKKNYYDSEGRRVHEEHPRSTVTWKQKGIRHDTNNGRVRLSKGANHKDHPRAWEYILVEYETRPGVTVENLQQVRAVYDKAKGRWELHLVCKHEVETPDSPGDETAGIDLGIRNFAAVAYSTEEADLYPGNRLKQDGYYFPKEIAKCDDSDGQEATRLHSKWSERRTHFFHSLAKHIVERCVEQEVGRINFGELAGVREDENGESKNWGKHGNLDLHGWAFDRFSNILEYKAKVKSIEVVEVSESDTSKTCCVCGRKDDSQRVERGLYVCETCDAAFNADVNGAENIRLDINDESNSESAPNLGGDRSTGWLAQPGVYLHDLSSGFQPREQVVDCKP from the coding sequence ATGCACATCCACCGCACCTACCGAGCGAAAATCCTCAACCACCAGCAGGTAGAGGACTCGCTCGACCGGCACGGGTGGAGTGTGTCGAAACTCTGGAACGTTGCAAACTATCATTCCCGCCAAGTGTGGGATGAGACGGGCGAGATCCCCGACGATTCGGACTTGAAGAGCGAGTTGAAGACTCACAACAAGTACAAAGGACTGCACAGTCAGTCCAGTCAGCGCGTTCTGGAGGAACTCGCTGAAGCCTTCAACTCGTGGTACGAAACGAGGAAGTCTGATGATCGTGCAAATCCGCCCGGCTACCGCAAGAAAAACTACTACGACTCAGAAGGCCGCCGTGTCCACGAAGAACACCCGCGTAGCACGGTGACGTGGAAGCAGAAAGGCATTCGTCACGATACCAACAACGGGCGAGTGCGCCTCTCTAAAGGAGCGAATCACAAGGACCACCCCCGAGCATGGGAATACATCCTTGTTGAATACGAAACGCGCCCCGGAGTTACCGTCGAGAACCTGCAACAAGTCAGGGCCGTCTACGACAAGGCGAAAGGGCGCTGGGAACTGCACTTAGTGTGTAAGCACGAAGTGGAGACGCCCGACTCTCCCGGTGACGAGACGGCGGGTATCGACCTTGGTATCCGCAACTTCGCCGCTGTCGCGTACAGTACCGAGGAAGCCGACTTGTACCCCGGCAACCGTCTGAAACAGGACGGGTACTACTTCCCGAAAGAAATCGCAAAGTGTGACGATTCAGACGGCCAAGAAGCCACTCGATTGCACTCGAAGTGGTCGGAGCGTCGAACCCACTTCTTCCACTCCTTAGCCAAACACATCGTTGAACGATGTGTCGAGCAAGAAGTGGGTCGAATCAACTTCGGGGAACTTGCTGGTGTTCGAGAAGACGAGAACGGCGAGTCAAAGAACTGGGGGAAGCACGGCAACCTCGACTTGCACGGGTGGGCATTCGACCGGTTCTCGAACATCCTCGAATATAAGGCGAAAGTCAAGAGCATCGAAGTCGTGGAAGTATCCGAGAGCGACACGAGCAAGACGTGTTGTGTTTGCGGTAGGAAAGACGACAGTCAGCGTGTTGAGCGTGGTCTATACGTCTGCGAGACGTGTGATGCGGCGTTCAACGCTGACGTGAACGGGGCGGAGAACATCCGTCTCGACATCAACGATGAAAGTAACTCTGAGTCTGCACCCAATTTGGGTGGGGATAGGAGTACCGGCTGGTTGGCACAGCCCGGAGTCTACCTTCACGACTTGTCCAGCGGATTCCAACCGAGGGAACAAGTGGTAGACTGCAAACCCTAA